One window of Burkholderia cepacia GG4 genomic DNA carries:
- a CDS encoding nitroreductase has translation MTDTPLFDALRSVLDTRFSCRGYLSREVPAETIDAILSIAQRTPSWCNSQPWQIILTRPAATHRLRSALQAASALPNDQWEIAPPAEYRGVYRDRRRTCGLQLYESVGVTAGDREASARQAEENFRLFGAPHVAVITTDALLGTYGVLDCGAYVNNFMLAAASLGVSAIAQAALASKAHVLREILSIPSERRVVCGISFGYADSSHPANAFRTERAPLNQVATFVTE, from the coding sequence ATGACAGACACGCCCCTTTTCGACGCTCTGCGATCCGTTCTCGACACTCGATTCAGTTGCCGCGGCTACCTCTCCCGGGAGGTGCCTGCCGAAACGATCGACGCGATTCTCTCGATCGCACAACGCACGCCTTCCTGGTGCAATTCGCAGCCGTGGCAAATCATCCTCACCAGGCCCGCTGCAACGCATCGGCTTCGTTCCGCATTGCAGGCGGCATCCGCGTTACCCAACGATCAGTGGGAAATCGCTCCGCCAGCGGAATATCGCGGCGTATATCGCGATCGCAGACGCACCTGCGGATTGCAGTTGTATGAAAGTGTGGGCGTCACCGCCGGAGACCGCGAGGCTTCCGCTCGTCAAGCCGAGGAAAATTTCAGGCTGTTTGGCGCGCCGCATGTGGCCGTCATCACGACCGACGCACTGCTCGGCACCTATGGCGTTCTCGATTGCGGCGCGTACGTAAACAACTTCATGCTGGCTGCAGCGAGCCTTGGTGTGTCGGCAATCGCACAAGCCGCCCTTGCGTCCAAAGCGCATGTCCTGCGCGAGATCCTGTCGATCCCGTCGGAGCGACGCGTCGTCTGCGGCATCTCCTTCGGATATGCAGATTCTTCGCATCCCGCGAATGCATTTCGAACCGAAAGAGCACCGCTGAACCAGGTTGCCACATTCGTCACGGAGTAG
- a CDS encoding enoyl-CoA hydratase-related protein, with protein MDFRFERIESGAVFTITRPDRLNALDRAVWDGLESCLDAVERDGTRFLLITAEGERAFSAGSDLKDNAIETWDQQARKNDRIRNLLLRLSRSPLFTIAAMNGAAFGGGLELALACTVRTAVKRATFAMPEIRLGVMPTYGGTQFLPAVVGRSRAAELMLTGRVLNAQEAQMWGLVSFVKDDRAALLDHAIALGNEVAGFSAVAYRSILDSLPSTDGPADQAGMDREAALMRRVLETDDAKEGIAAFLEKRRPVFKGQ; from the coding sequence TTGGATTTCCGATTTGAGCGCATCGAGTCCGGCGCCGTCTTCACGATCACCCGTCCCGATCGATTGAATGCACTCGATCGCGCAGTCTGGGACGGACTCGAGTCTTGCCTGGACGCGGTGGAACGGGATGGCACGCGATTTCTGCTGATCACGGCCGAAGGAGAACGTGCGTTCAGCGCCGGTAGCGATCTGAAAGACAACGCCATCGAGACCTGGGACCAGCAAGCCAGGAAGAACGACCGCATTCGCAATCTGCTGCTGCGACTTTCACGATCGCCGCTGTTCACGATCGCGGCGATGAACGGCGCCGCGTTTGGCGGGGGACTGGAACTCGCGCTCGCGTGCACAGTGCGGACCGCGGTGAAACGTGCCACATTCGCGATGCCGGAAATCCGGTTGGGCGTGATGCCGACATACGGCGGAACTCAATTCCTGCCGGCCGTCGTCGGTCGTTCACGCGCGGCGGAATTGATGCTGACCGGACGAGTGCTGAATGCTCAGGAAGCCCAGATGTGGGGACTCGTGAGCTTCGTGAAAGATGACCGCGCTGCCCTGCTGGACCACGCGATCGCGTTAGGTAACGAGGTGGCGGGGTTCAGCGCCGTCGCGTATCGGAGCATCCTCGACAGCCTTCCCTCGACCGACGGCCCTGCCGACCAAGCCGGGATGGACAGGGAAGCCGCACTGATGCGGCGTGTGCTCGAAACCGACGACGCGAAAGAAGGTATTGCTGCTTTCCTGGAGAAACGCAGACCGGTCTTCAAAGGCCAATGA
- a CDS encoding ABC transporter substrate-binding protein, producing MTVRIDRRAFIAGVAAASLMLATTGTYAQKKYDPGATDTEIKIGNILPYSGPVSAYGTIGKSAAAYFAKINAEGGVNGRKINFISVDDAYTPSKTVEQARKLVEQDQVLAIFLPLGTANNLAIQKYLTIKKVPQLFVGSGATRFGEVKQNPWTIGWQPTNHAEAVAYAQHILQTQPNAKVAILMQNDDFGKDYYQGIIDGLGSKAKSTVVSFQTYETTDPTVDSQIVSMKGSGADTLILLTTPKFSAMAIKKAAEIGWQPTRYVVSSASSVGTVLKPAGFGASKGVISATYLRDPTDPSTKATKEYQDYAAFMKQYYPAGDVSDTLNVLGYSIAQTLVQTLKQAGDNLTRDNVMKQALSLNVTLPMLQPGINVQTSATDAYPIKKLQLMQFNGTRYELMAGVFGSGK from the coding sequence ATGACCGTCCGAATCGACCGCAGAGCGTTTATCGCAGGCGTGGCCGCCGCTTCACTGATGCTGGCCACGACCGGGACCTACGCGCAAAAGAAATATGATCCCGGCGCCACCGATACCGAGATCAAGATCGGCAACATCCTGCCCTACTCGGGCCCGGTATCGGCCTATGGCACGATCGGCAAATCGGCCGCCGCCTATTTCGCGAAGATCAACGCCGAAGGCGGCGTCAATGGCCGCAAGATCAATTTCATCTCGGTTGACGATGCCTATACGCCGTCCAAGACGGTCGAGCAGGCTCGCAAACTGGTCGAACAGGATCAGGTGCTGGCGATCTTCCTGCCGCTCGGTACGGCCAACAACCTCGCGATCCAGAAATACCTGACGATCAAGAAGGTGCCGCAACTCTTCGTCGGCTCGGGTGCCACCCGCTTTGGCGAAGTCAAGCAGAATCCGTGGACCATCGGCTGGCAACCCACCAACCACGCTGAAGCGGTCGCATACGCACAGCACATCCTGCAAACCCAGCCGAATGCAAAGGTCGCGATCCTGATGCAGAACGACGACTTCGGCAAAGACTATTACCAAGGCATCATCGACGGGCTGGGAAGCAAGGCCAAGTCAACGGTCGTCTCGTTCCAGACGTACGAGACGACCGATCCTACGGTCGACAGCCAGATCGTGTCGATGAAGGGTTCGGGCGCCGATACGCTGATTCTGCTGACCACGCCGAAGTTCTCGGCAATGGCGATCAAGAAGGCGGCCGAAATCGGCTGGCAACCGACTCGGTATGTCGTCAGTTCGGCCAGCTCCGTGGGCACGGTTCTCAAGCCGGCCGGCTTTGGCGCGTCCAAGGGCGTGATCAGCGCGACCTATCTGAGGGATCCGACGGATCCGTCCACGAAGGCAACGAAGGAGTATCAGGATTACGCGGCCTTCATGAAGCAGTACTACCCGGCGGGCGACGTGTCGGACACGCTGAACGTGCTCGGTTACTCGATTGCGCAGACGCTGGTGCAAACCTTGAAGCAGGCGGGCGACAACCTCACGCGAGACAATGTGATGAAGCAGGCGCTGAGCCTGAACGTGACCCTGCCGATGCTTCAACCCGGGATCAACGTGCAGACGTCGGCAACGGACGCCTATCCGATCAAGAAGCTGCAGCTGATGCAATTCAACGGCACACGCTACGAGCTCATGGCCGGCGTGTTCGGCAGCGGCAAGTGA
- a CDS encoding enoyl-CoA hydratase/isomerase family protein: MNGQSLLVDVEDGIATLALNRPESGNAIDLPLAQALMRAAIRCDQDPSIRCVVLTGMGRLFCTGGDLGSFGAVGNDLPGFLSELAGTLHLALSRFMRMPKPLLVLANGPAAGAGFSLAIAGDIVIAARSAHFTPAYGAVGLSPDGGMSWQLPRLVGFRRAQEMLLLNQRVRADDAQAMGLINRVVDDEDLASEGRMTARTLVQSATKAIAASRELLLESFHGEFEAHLEREARSIAALGAGDEAGEGIRAFTERRKPQFRRGV, from the coding sequence ATGAATGGACAAAGCTTGCTGGTCGACGTTGAGGATGGCATTGCAACCCTTGCACTCAATCGGCCGGAATCTGGAAATGCAATCGATTTGCCCCTGGCACAGGCGCTCATGCGGGCAGCTATCCGGTGCGATCAGGATCCGTCGATTCGCTGTGTCGTACTCACGGGCATGGGACGGCTCTTCTGCACGGGGGGCGATCTGGGCTCGTTCGGGGCGGTCGGCAATGACCTGCCCGGCTTTCTGAGTGAACTGGCAGGTACGCTTCATCTTGCGCTTTCGCGTTTCATGCGGATGCCCAAACCGCTTCTCGTCCTGGCCAACGGGCCCGCCGCCGGGGCTGGCTTCAGCCTCGCAATCGCTGGAGATATCGTCATTGCCGCACGTTCCGCGCATTTCACGCCTGCGTATGGCGCGGTTGGACTCAGTCCGGATGGTGGGATGTCCTGGCAACTTCCCAGGCTGGTGGGATTCAGGCGCGCCCAGGAAATGCTGCTTTTGAACCAGCGTGTCCGGGCCGACGATGCACAGGCAATGGGGCTGATCAATCGTGTCGTCGATGATGAGGATCTCGCGAGTGAGGGGCGAATGACCGCGCGTACGCTTGTGCAATCCGCAACGAAAGCCATTGCCGCCAGTCGTGAGCTGCTGCTCGAATCGTTTCACGGGGAGTTCGAGGCGCACCTCGAGCGGGAAGCGCGCTCAATCGCCGCGCTCGGCGCAGGAGACGAGGCTGGCGAAGGCATTCGGGCTTTCACCGAACGGCGAAAGCCCCAGTTTCGTCGAGGGGTCTGA
- a CDS encoding TetR/AcrR family transcriptional regulator has product MGAIASPWKKAEARESERERKRLAVLRTAARLFNEKGFHASSLDEVAERLHITKPTVYYYAKNKDEILFECVRMGLDMMQQAIRNITVTGGSAVEKFEAAMLEYAKIVTMDFGMCVIRIGEESLIPENRVKLRRLKADIDHEFRILLEKAIEEKAFAPIEPKLGAFVVAGALSWIGRWYREDGQMTAEEIARQATSILLNGLRAR; this is encoded by the coding sequence ATGGGCGCTATCGCTTCACCTTGGAAGAAGGCTGAAGCTCGCGAAAGCGAGAGAGAACGAAAGCGGCTGGCCGTTCTTCGAACGGCCGCACGTCTTTTCAATGAAAAGGGATTTCACGCATCGTCGCTGGATGAGGTTGCCGAACGGCTCCACATCACGAAGCCGACCGTCTATTACTATGCAAAGAACAAGGACGAAATCCTGTTCGAATGCGTACGCATGGGCCTGGACATGATGCAACAGGCGATCCGCAATATCACGGTGACGGGTGGCAGCGCAGTCGAAAAATTTGAAGCGGCCATGCTCGAATACGCGAAGATCGTCACGATGGATTTCGGCATGTGCGTCATTCGCATCGGTGAAGAATCCTTGATTCCGGAGAACCGGGTCAAGCTTCGCAGGCTCAAGGCAGACATCGATCATGAGTTCCGGATTCTGCTCGAAAAGGCCATCGAGGAGAAAGCCTTCGCCCCGATCGAGCCCAAGCTCGGTGCCTTCGTCGTCGCGGGCGCGCTGAGCTGGATCGGCCGGTGGTATCGCGAAGACGGACAAATGACCGCGGAAGAAATCGCCCGCCAGGCCACTTCCATCTTGTTGAACGGCCTGCGAGCACGATGA
- a CDS encoding glycoside hydrolase family 3 C-terminal domain-containing protein: MRDKLWPAAVLATVLCTSVYAANTDFNSQGDAADAFASSAAQRRADLLVHKMTLDEKLQFIHSQYEMLKVPGGGAGYIQGVPRLGIPDLNMVDSATGSGSGWQTSSTFPATIAVASSWDRRLSYDYGKQVAIQLRAQGFGMGLGGGTNLAREPRGGRLFEYLGEDPLLAGDLLSERILATQRQKVIATIKHYAGNEQEHNRYGGNSQIDERTLRELYLLPFEIAAKRGQPGSVMCSYNRLNGTYACENSHLLNDVLKNEWGFQGQVQSDWGATHSTAAAINAGLDEEEDVAPSKYLTPAAVKQAIANGSVSTARLDDMVRRKLAVMIRVGVMDDPAKGGGTIDFAAANRFAQSVAEQSIVLLKNDGNQLPLAASALSRIAVIGGHADAAVLSGGGSGNTRVPVSGSFAGCGGLTFGSSTGCSWWRNPWLKVDVPIVAAIRALAPAAQVTFAGNSDQQSPFRAYTQQEIDQAAALAGRSDVAIVVVAQPAGEEFGDLQSLSLANPSNQDAIVEAVARANPHTIVVVQSGNPVLMPWKDNVSAIVEAWYPGEGGGKAIANVLFGAVNPSGKLPVTFPARDQDTPTWGQNGAFENDPVYAEKLNMGYRWYDARNIKPMFEFGYGLSYTHFAYSGLSVSRQGDGSLSVAFTVRNDGRAAGAETSQVYLGVPYKDEPPKRLVGWEKVRLNPGEARHVRVTVSPRMQSVWDTSRNGWKVVPGGTVYVGASSRDIRLQGS, translated from the coding sequence ATGCGGGACAAACTCTGGCCGGCCGCCGTGCTGGCAACGGTGCTCTGCACGAGCGTCTATGCGGCCAACACCGATTTCAATTCACAGGGCGACGCTGCCGACGCGTTCGCGTCGTCCGCTGCACAGCGGCGTGCCGACCTTCTCGTGCACAAGATGACACTCGACGAGAAACTGCAGTTCATTCATTCGCAATACGAAATGCTGAAGGTTCCGGGAGGAGGCGCTGGCTACATCCAGGGCGTGCCGCGGCTCGGGATTCCCGATCTGAATATGGTCGATTCGGCGACCGGCTCCGGCAGCGGCTGGCAAACGAGTTCGACGTTTCCCGCGACGATCGCCGTCGCCTCGAGCTGGGATCGCCGCCTGTCGTACGACTACGGCAAGCAGGTCGCGATCCAGTTGCGCGCGCAAGGATTCGGCATGGGTCTCGGTGGCGGCACCAACCTCGCGCGCGAGCCGCGCGGCGGCCGCCTGTTCGAGTATCTCGGCGAGGATCCGCTGCTCGCCGGCGACTTGCTCTCGGAGCGCATCCTTGCCACGCAACGCCAGAAAGTCATCGCAACGATCAAGCACTATGCCGGCAACGAGCAGGAACATAACCGTTACGGCGGCAATAGCCAGATCGACGAACGTACGCTGCGCGAACTCTACCTGCTCCCGTTCGAGATCGCCGCGAAGCGCGGACAGCCGGGCAGCGTGATGTGCAGCTACAACCGGCTGAACGGCACGTACGCGTGCGAGAACAGTCACTTGCTGAACGACGTGCTGAAGAACGAATGGGGTTTCCAGGGCCAGGTGCAATCCGACTGGGGTGCGACACACAGCACCGCCGCCGCGATCAACGCCGGGCTCGACGAGGAAGAGGATGTCGCGCCAAGCAAGTACCTGACGCCGGCAGCCGTCAAGCAGGCGATCGCGAACGGCTCGGTGTCGACCGCGCGCCTCGACGACATGGTGCGCCGCAAGCTCGCGGTGATGATCCGTGTCGGCGTGATGGACGATCCGGCCAAGGGCGGCGGCACGATCGATTTCGCGGCCGCGAACCGCTTCGCGCAAAGTGTCGCCGAGCAGTCGATCGTATTGTTGAAGAACGACGGCAACCAGTTGCCGCTCGCGGCGTCCGCGCTGTCGCGCATCGCCGTGATCGGCGGCCATGCCGACGCGGCCGTGCTGTCGGGCGGCGGCTCCGGTAACACGCGCGTTCCGGTGTCAGGTTCGTTCGCCGGCTGCGGCGGCCTGACATTCGGTTCGTCGACAGGCTGCAGCTGGTGGCGCAATCCGTGGCTGAAGGTCGACGTGCCGATCGTCGCGGCGATCCGCGCGCTCGCGCCGGCGGCACAGGTCACGTTCGCGGGCAACAGCGACCAGCAATCGCCGTTCCGCGCGTACACGCAGCAGGAGATCGACCAGGCCGCTGCGCTCGCGGGCCGCTCGGATGTCGCGATCGTCGTGGTTGCGCAGCCGGCCGGCGAGGAGTTCGGCGATCTGCAAAGCCTGAGCCTCGCGAATCCGTCGAACCAGGACGCGATCGTCGAAGCCGTCGCTCGCGCGAATCCGCACACGATCGTCGTCGTCCAGAGCGGCAATCCGGTGCTGATGCCGTGGAAGGACAATGTGTCGGCGATCGTCGAGGCGTGGTATCCGGGCGAAGGCGGCGGCAAGGCGATCGCGAACGTGCTATTCGGCGCAGTCAATCCGTCCGGCAAGCTGCCCGTCACGTTCCCGGCGCGCGACCAGGACACGCCGACGTGGGGGCAAAACGGGGCGTTCGAGAACGATCCGGTCTACGCGGAGAAGCTGAACATGGGCTATCGCTGGTATGACGCGCGCAACATCAAGCCGATGTTCGAGTTCGGCTACGGACTGTCGTACACGCACTTCGCGTATTCGGGGCTGTCGGTGTCGCGTCAAGGGGACGGCTCGCTGAGCGTCGCGTTCACCGTGCGCAACGACGGGCGCGCCGCCGGTGCGGAAACGTCGCAGGTCTATCTCGGCGTGCCGTACAAGGACGAGCCGCCGAAGCGGCTGGTCGGCTGGGAGAAGGTCCGGCTGAACCCGGGCGAGGCACGACATGTGCGCGTGACCGTGTCGCCGCGGATGCAGAGCGTGTGGGACACGTCGCGTAACGGCTGGAAGGTCGTGCCGGGCGGGACGGTGTATGTCGGTGCGTCGTCGCGCGATATCCGACTGCAGGGCAGTTGA
- a CDS encoding ATP-binding protein — protein sequence MNQLKPFPHSIARQLLVVAATAVALNLGGCASQSIGMSSAPMSVKTADGVLTDARGMTLYTFDRDTVAGKSACSGNCAIKWPPLTADAADKAVGDYTLVVRDDGNKQWAYRGKPLYLWSQDKAPGQITGDGFMNVWHTAKP from the coding sequence GTGAACCAGCTCAAGCCCTTTCCCCACTCGATCGCGCGGCAGTTGCTTGTCGTAGCCGCAACAGCAGTCGCTCTGAATCTCGGCGGTTGTGCAAGCCAGAGCATCGGCATGTCGTCGGCCCCGATGTCGGTCAAAACGGCTGATGGCGTCCTGACGGATGCACGCGGAATGACGCTATACACCTTCGATCGCGATACGGTCGCCGGCAAGAGCGCATGCAGCGGCAATTGCGCAATCAAGTGGCCACCGCTGACCGCCGATGCTGCCGACAAAGCCGTGGGGGACTACACCCTCGTTGTCCGCGACGACGGCAATAAGCAGTGGGCCTATCGCGGCAAGCCGCTCTATCTCTGGTCGCAGGACAAGGCGCCCGGCCAGATCACCGGCGATGGCTTCATGAACGTCTGGCATACCGCAAAGCCGTAA
- a CDS encoding LuxR C-terminal-related transcriptional regulator translates to MISLAKLAPLVQRAAEVKRAGVAGRLANAGAVKLILVRAPAGFGKTMAMVQIREALEDRGMATAWLTLDAADNDVPRFLAGLSAALGQMGLERGAAAQDPLAQLVSEQTPYALFLDDFEVIREGGVLGLVRELLEQLPRNGQVIIGSRNLPDLGVGRLRARGLLLELETDSLRFSPAEAAEFFRLRGAELSLETLDRVLGKTEGWVAALWLLSLALQRSDQSADVVARLSASDRDVADYLTEEVFSQQEPVVREFLLRTSVLHHLSAPVCQALLPQADCDAMLQSLHRGNVFLIPVEDAPDLFRYHSLFADYLRRQLERERPDDAARLHLAASGWYESQQRPVPAIDHAIAGGDYPHALELLEHHAHGLLEQGRMRLLDRWFTTITPELLRARPRLQVIAVWARCFSQGPWTAMKWLEESGCRESGDPQVQAHVRALLPVLLAMMDRYEEANEAGHSGLARLPTGNAFVDSVLLNAMAHILSVIGERKEAHRFLEDARHAQADGAFNRMYTETVGGMLDLREGHLRQATARFRMAVTATSSTSAYNYAHGNAWAGVPYAGALYEADDLVAAERLLNVYLPLARDVGLPDHMISSHRLRARLAFLRGEVDTALLTLTELEYLGHQRQLPRVTASAKLERSRLLTLQGHAVAAREELARALALDALNSDTKPSQDVDDAFIARMRLDLHAGDPNSLVQPLEVQLRLAQQSGRQHRALKLRLFLALAFFRNGDVGRAMNWANPLLQETCREGFVRLLLDEGPIVAPLLHRIQSGSADSAQDPILQEYVQRLADRLGPVGTDDEADAGQAVSGPTEPLTRKEIRVLQLLAEGYSNTAMAEKLFISDSTVRTHLRNINTKLDSRSRTQAVAIARRLGIVR, encoded by the coding sequence ATGATTTCACTGGCCAAGCTGGCACCGTTGGTGCAACGCGCGGCCGAGGTGAAGCGCGCCGGCGTCGCCGGCCGACTCGCCAACGCCGGCGCGGTCAAGTTGATCCTCGTGCGCGCCCCCGCCGGATTCGGCAAAACGATGGCAATGGTCCAGATCCGCGAAGCGCTCGAAGATCGCGGCATGGCGACTGCGTGGCTGACGCTGGATGCCGCCGACAACGACGTGCCGCGTTTTCTGGCCGGCTTGTCAGCCGCGCTGGGCCAGATGGGCCTCGAGCGCGGGGCCGCCGCGCAGGATCCGCTGGCGCAACTGGTTTCGGAACAAACCCCCTACGCGTTGTTCCTGGACGATTTCGAGGTTATCCGGGAAGGAGGCGTGCTCGGCCTGGTGCGAGAGCTGCTGGAGCAGTTGCCGCGCAACGGGCAAGTGATCATTGGCTCGCGCAACCTGCCCGACCTCGGCGTCGGTCGTCTGCGCGCGCGCGGCCTGCTCCTGGAACTCGAAACGGACTCGCTGCGTTTCTCGCCCGCCGAGGCCGCTGAATTCTTCCGGCTGCGCGGGGCCGAGCTGTCGCTGGAAACGCTGGATCGCGTCCTCGGGAAGACCGAAGGCTGGGTAGCGGCCCTTTGGCTGCTGTCGCTGGCGCTGCAACGTTCGGACCAATCCGCGGATGTCGTCGCGCGACTCTCTGCATCGGACCGCGACGTGGCCGACTATCTCACCGAAGAGGTGTTCTCTCAGCAAGAGCCCGTCGTTCGGGAGTTTTTGCTACGCACGAGCGTGCTGCATCACCTCAGCGCGCCCGTATGCCAGGCGTTGCTCCCGCAGGCGGATTGCGATGCCATGCTGCAGTCGCTGCACCGCGGCAATGTTTTTCTGATCCCGGTGGAAGACGCGCCCGATCTGTTCAGGTACCACAGCCTGTTCGCGGACTACCTCCGCCGTCAGCTCGAGCGGGAACGCCCCGACGATGCCGCGCGACTGCACCTGGCCGCCTCCGGCTGGTACGAGTCGCAGCAGCGGCCCGTGCCCGCGATCGACCACGCCATTGCCGGCGGCGACTATCCGCATGCGCTGGAACTGCTCGAGCACCATGCGCACGGACTCCTCGAACAAGGTCGCATGCGTCTGCTCGATCGCTGGTTTACCACGATCACGCCCGAATTGCTGCGCGCGCGACCGCGGCTGCAGGTGATCGCGGTATGGGCACGCTGCTTCAGCCAGGGCCCGTGGACCGCGATGAAGTGGCTGGAAGAGTCAGGCTGCCGGGAGAGCGGCGATCCGCAGGTTCAGGCCCACGTCCGGGCACTCCTTCCGGTGCTGCTGGCGATGATGGATCGCTACGAAGAGGCCAATGAAGCCGGCCATTCCGGCCTGGCTCGACTACCGACCGGCAATGCGTTCGTCGACAGCGTGCTGCTCAACGCGATGGCGCATATCCTGTCGGTCATCGGCGAGCGCAAGGAAGCGCACCGCTTCCTCGAGGACGCCCGCCATGCCCAGGCGGACGGCGCCTTCAACCGCATGTACACCGAGACCGTCGGGGGGATGCTGGACCTGCGCGAAGGTCATCTGCGACAGGCGACCGCCCGCTTTCGCATGGCGGTCACTGCAACGTCGAGCACGTCGGCCTACAACTACGCGCACGGCAATGCATGGGCCGGCGTGCCCTATGCAGGCGCGCTTTACGAAGCCGATGATCTCGTGGCGGCCGAACGACTGCTGAACGTCTACCTGCCGCTGGCGAGGGATGTCGGGCTGCCCGACCACATGATCTCCAGTCACCGCCTGCGTGCGCGTCTTGCATTCCTGCGCGGAGAAGTGGACACCGCGTTGCTTACGTTGACGGAGCTCGAATACCTGGGCCATCAGCGCCAGTTGCCGCGCGTCACCGCGAGCGCGAAGCTGGAACGTTCGAGGCTGCTGACGTTGCAAGGGCATGCAGTTGCAGCACGCGAGGAATTGGCACGGGCCCTGGCGCTGGACGCCCTCAACTCCGATACGAAACCCTCTCAAGACGTCGACGATGCATTCATCGCACGGATGCGGCTCGATCTCCATGCCGGCGATCCCAATTCACTGGTGCAACCACTCGAAGTTCAGTTGCGACTTGCCCAGCAGTCCGGCCGCCAGCATCGCGCCCTCAAACTGCGCCTGTTTCTGGCGCTCGCCTTCTTCCGCAATGGTGACGTGGGGCGTGCAATGAACTGGGCGAATCCGCTTCTGCAGGAAACTTGTCGCGAGGGATTCGTCCGCTTGCTGCTGGATGAGGGACCCATCGTGGCTCCGCTCCTGCATCGCATTCAATCGGGTTCGGCGGATTCCGCCCAAGACCCGATCTTGCAAGAGTACGTCCAGCGCCTGGCCGACCGCCTGGGTCCGGTCGGAACCGACGACGAAGCCGACGCCGGCCAGGCTGTATCCGGACCTACCGAACCGCTTACGCGTAAAGAGATTCGAGTTCTCCAACTGCTCGCGGAGGGTTACTCCAATACCGCGATGGCCGAGAAGCTGTTTATTTCCGACAGCACAGTACGCACGCATCTTCGCAACATCAACACGAAGCTCGACAGCCGCAGCCGCACCCAGGCTGTGGCAATTGCGCGCCGGTTGGGCATCGTACGCTGA